The Chloroflexota bacterium genome segment TGGGCGAGGTGGCGCGCAAGACGCTGATCCTATTCAGCACCGGCCAGACGATGCTGGAAGCCGACGCGTTGCTGCCGGCGCTCGTGTTCGGCTTGCTGGCGATTGCCGGCTGGTTTGCGGCCGCGCGCCTGCAGCGCGATCCGGTCGCTCCGTACGTGGACAACCCGTTCCGCCTCCCGCTGACAACCGGCGCAGCCGCGCGGGTCTATCTGCTGCTGTGGCTGGTCATGCCCGTACTGCTCATGTGGTTCATTTCGTATGGGCGGCCGAAGTTTCATCCCCGTTACTTGATGATCGCGTCGCCGGCCTTCCTGCTTTTCGTGGCGGCGACGCTCGCAGCGCTGGGATTAGCGTTCTGGCGCAGCGCGCCGGCGCACGCCGCACGCCGCTATACGCTGCTGTCGCTGGCGGCGGGTTGCGTGGCGGTCGTGGCGAGCACGGTGGTCAGCGGGCTGATCAATCTATACACTGACCCGCAGTTCATGAAGGACGATTTTCGCTCGGCTGTGGCGACGATCAGGTCGCAACGGTCGCCCAGCGAGCCGACCATCCTCGTGTCCGGGCACATGTACCCGGTCTACCAGTACTACGATCCGCAGGGGCGCACCATCCCGCTGCCCGATTCGCCGACGTTGTCGACCCGGCGCGTGCTGGGTTACAACGTAGCCAACGAACTCAATCAGGCGCTGAGCGGCGCGACCGGCGCGTGGCTGGTGCTGTGGCAGGACGAGATCGTAGACCCCGGCGGGTTTGTGCGCACCATCCTCGACACACAGGCGCAGCGCGTGGGGGTGGATTCGTTCTGGGGGGTCGATGTCCTGCACTACGTACTGGCGCCGGGCACCGTGTTTCGCGACAAGCCGCAGATTCAGTACGCCCGCACGGCCAACTTTGGAGGGCAGATCGAGCTGCTCGGCTACAATCTGCCGCCGGCGGCGCAGCCGGCCGATCAGGGCATCGCGGTGACAGTCTACTGGCGCGCGCTGGCCGACCTGACGCGCGACTACCAGGTGTCGCTGCGCGCGCTCGATTCGGCCGGTCGGCTCGTCGGTAAGCTCGATGCGCGGCCGGCGACATACGACTTCCCGACCACTCGCTGGCGCGCCGGCGACATTGTGTTCGGTGCGCTGGCCGTGCCGCTCGACCCCGGCACGCCACCCGGTGAATACAGCCTTGAAGTTCAGTTGTATGCCGCCGATGATCTGCAGACGCTCGATGTGCTGGATGCGGCCGGAAACCCGGCCGGCCGTACGATAGTCTCGGATCCCATCCGCATTGAACGCGCCCAGCAGCCGCCCCCGCTGGAAAAGATCAAGCCGGCCCGTCTGATGCGCTACAACGTGGCCGGCGTGATTGATATGATCGGCTATGAGCTTGACCGCGACGCCGGACAACCGGGCGAGCCGATTCAGGTCACGATCTACTGGCGGGCGCTGGCGACGCCGAAAGACGACTACCGCGTGCAGTTCCTGATCTCCCGCAGCTCGGCGCCGACGGAGTCGTTCACGGGCGATGCACCGGCGCCGCTGGTCAGCGGCTACCCGACCAGCCAGTGGCACACGGGAGAGATCGTAAAGGCACGCTACACGTTCTATGTCCCGTCCGACGCGGCGGAGGGCGACCGCACCTTGCGCATGACCATCATGGACCGGCTTGGAACAACCGTTGGTGCATCCGTATCGGTCGGCAATGTCAAGGTTGAGCCAAGCACGCGCATCTTTCAGCCGACTCGACCGCGCGTCACGCAGCAGTTTCGCTTCAGCGGCAATGAGATTATGCTGTACGGCTACGACCTCACGCCGACGCCGGC includes the following:
- a CDS encoding glycosyltransferase family 39 protein — translated: MNLATLAATAHRLLSRRNLLTVVALAAYVVRLARIDAMSLWYDEAFSAWLSAQSLGAITERTAADIHPPLYYYILHYWTLAVGQSEFSLRYLSLASGVLCVPLFYHLGRRLLGEPAGWIAAVLAALSPMYVWYSQEARMYMPTVLFVLLSAFFFWRWLARPTWLTWIAWTLANLVAVYLHFYAFFIVAFQVIYFFYWWVRQETHWGMLFVGLTSSALVCLSFAPWAQFALARFAQDESYFEGVLSMGEVARKTLILFSTGQTMLEADALLPALVFGLLAIAGWFAAARLQRDPVAPYVDNPFRLPLTTGAAARVYLLLWLVMPVLLMWFISYGRPKFHPRYLMIASPAFLLFVAATLAALGLAFWRSAPAHAARRYTLLSLAAGCVAVVASTVVSGLINLYTDPQFMKDDFRSAVATIRSQRSPSEPTILVSGHMYPVYQYYDPQGRTIPLPDSPTLSTRRVLGYNVANELNQALSGATGAWLVLWQDEIVDPGGFVRTILDTQAQRVGVDSFWGVDVLHYVLAPGTVFRDKPQIQYARTANFGGQIELLGYNLPPAAQPADQGIAVTVYWRALADLTRDYQVSLRALDSAGRLVGKLDARPATYDFPTTRWRAGDIVFGALAVPLDPGTPPGEYSLEVQLYAADDLQTLDVLDAAGNPAGRTIVSDPIRIERAQQPPPLEKIKPARLMRYNVAGVIDMIGYELDRDAGQPGEPIQVTIYWRALATPKDDYRVQFLISRSSAPTESFTGDAPAPLVSGYPTSQWHTGEIVKARYTFYVPSDAAEGDRTLRMTIMDRLGTTVGASVSVGNVKVEPSTRIFQPTRPRVTQQFRFSGNEIMLYGYDLTPTPALSGAFTGTVTLVAGDSLRVDLHWRAVQRVRAGYKVFVQVRSTDGPPLAQDDSVPAGGARPTVTWVPGEYLVDTHDLRLPKEMPPGNYVIEVGLYDARTGERLSLAAPGAPNAARLGVRLIVR